One stretch of Zingiber officinale cultivar Zhangliang chromosome 6B, Zo_v1.1, whole genome shotgun sequence DNA includes these proteins:
- the LOC121991704 gene encoding ras-related protein Rab5A-like — MATPGGNKIRNAKLVLLGDVGTGKSSLVLRFVKGQFVEFQESTIGAAFFSQTLAVNDETVKFEIWDTAGQERYHSLAPMYYRGAAAAVIVYDMTNVATFARAKKWVQELQAQGSANTIMALAGNKADLLESGQVSAEEAQSYAQENGLFFMETSAKTAVNVNDIFYEIAKRLIRVQPEANNQGMSIADKPDQRIMNTTTCCS; from the exons ATGGCGACTCCTGGAGGAAATAAGATCCGAAATGCTAAATTG GTTCTTCTTGGAGACGTAGGGACTGGAAAATCTAGCCTGGTTTTACGTTTTGTGAAAGGACAGTTTGTTGAATTCCAG GAATCAACAATAGGTGCTGCATTCTTCTCACAGACACTGGCAGTCAATGATGAGACAGTGAAATTTGAGATTTGGGACACTGCAGGGCAGGAGAGATATCACAGTCTTGCTCCTATGTACTACAGAGGGGCAGCCGCTGCTGTGATAGTATATGACATGACAAATGTG GCTACATTTGCTCGAGCAAAGAAATGGGTTCAAGAACTTCAAGCCCAAG GTAGCGCAAACACTATAATGGCACTTGCTGGTAACAAAGCTGACCTGTTGGAATCTGGACAGGTTTCTGCTGAG GAAGCCCAGAGCTATGCTCAGGAGAATGGTCTTTTTTTCATGGAAACTTCTGCTAAAACAGCAGTCAATGTCAACGATATATTCTATGAAATTG CCAAAAGGCTAATCAGAGTGCAACCGGAGGCGAACAATCAAGGCATGTCCATTGCTGATAAACCTGACCAGAGAATAATGAACACTACTACTTGCTGCTCTTAA
- the LOC121991705 gene encoding glucose-6-phosphate isomerase, cytosolic-like, whose protein sequence is MASASLISDTEPWKDLKEHVNEINKTHLRDLLNDVERSQSMMVENDGIILDYSRQRARLDTIDKLFKLAEAAQLRQKIDRMYNGEHINSTENRSVLHIALRAPRDKIFYSDGKNVVPDVWNVLDKIKDFSERVRNGSWVGATGKALKDVVAIGIGGSFLGPLFVHTALQTDPEAAECAKGRQLQFLANVDPVDVARNIKGLNPETTLVVVVSKTFTTAETMLNARTMREWISSALGPQAVAKHMVAVSTNLVLVEKFGIDPANAFAFWDWVGGRYSVCSAVGVLPLSLQYGFPTVEKFLNGASNIDTHFHSTPFEKNLPVLLGLLSVWNATFLGYPARAILPYSQSLEKFAPHIQQVSMESNGKGVSIDGIPLPFETGEIDFGEPGTNGQHSFYQLIHQGRVIPCDFIGAIRSQQPVYLKGEVVSNHDELMSNFFAQPDALAYGKTPEQLLLENVAAHLIPHKTFSGNRPSLSLLLPSLNAYNIGQLLAIYEHRIAVEGFIWGINSFDQWGVELGKVLASQVRKQLHVSRTKGEPVQGFNVSTTTLLTKYLEAEPGIPFDTTVLPKV, encoded by the exons ATGGCATCAGCATCTCTTATTTCCGACACTGAACCATGGAAGGACTTGAAG GAACATGTCAATGAAATTAACAAGACACACTTGCGTGATCTTCTGAATGATGTCGAACGAAGCCAATCAATGATGGT AGAGAATGATGGGATAATTTTGGACTATTCACGGCAACGTGCACGCCTTGACACCATTGATAAACTTTTTAAACTAGCAGAG GCAGCACAACTGAGGCAAAAAATTGATAGGATGTACAATGGAGAGCAT ATAAACAGTACTGAGAATAGGTCTGTTCTGCATATTGCTCTACGAGCTCCGAGAGATAAAATTTTTTACAGTGATGGCAAAAATGTTGTACCAGATGTTTGGAATGTTTTAGACAAGATTAAAGATTTCTCTGAAAGGGTGCGGAATGGCTCTTGG GTTGGCGCAACAGGGAAGGCTTTAAAAGATGTTGTAGCTATTGGTATTGGTGGCAGTTTCTTAGGCCCTTTATTTGTGCATACCGCTCTGCAGACAG ACCCAGAGGCTGCAGAATGTGCTAAAGGACGACAACTACAATT TCTTGCTAATGTTGATCCAGTTGATGTGGCTCGAAATATCAAAGGATTGAATCCTGAAACTACTTTAG TTGTGGTGGTTTCAAAGACTTTTACCACTGCTGAAACTATGTTGAATGCTAGAACAATGAGAGAATGGATCTCCTCTGCTCTTGG TCCACAAGCAGTTGCAAAGCATATGGTGGCAGTCAGTACAAATCTTGTG CTTGTGGAGAAGTTTGGCATTGATCCTGCAAATGCCTTTGCATTTTGGGACTGGGTTGGTGGTCGCTACAGTG TTTGCAGTGCTGTTGGTGTGCTTCCACTTTCTCTTCAGTATGGTTTTCCAACTGTTGAAAA ATTTTTGAATGGGGCTTCCAACATTGACACACATTTCCACTCGACTCCCTTTGAAAAAAACTTACCT GTACTTCTAGGTTTGTTGAGTGTATGGAATGCTACATTTCTTGGATATCCTGCGAGA GCCATATTGCCTTATTCGCAGTCACTTGAGAAGTTTGCTCCACATATTCAGCAG GTTAGCATGGAGAGTAATGGAAAAGGTGTATCAATTGATGGTATTCCCCTTCCCTTTGAGACGGGAGAAATAGACTTTGGAGAACCTGGAACTAATGGTCAGCACAGTTTCTATCAGCTAATTCATCAG GGTCGTGTAATTCCCTGCGACTTTATTGGTGCAATCAGAAGTCAGCAGCCTGTTTACCTGAAAG GTGAAGTAGTGAGTAACCATGATGAGCTCATGTCAAACTTTTTTGCACAGCCAGATGCTCTTGCTTATGGGAAG ACTCCAGAGCAGTTACTTCTTGAAAATGTAGCTGCCCATCTTATTCCTCACAAG ACCTTCTCTGGCAATCGTCCTTCTTTAAGCCTACTATTACCCTCTTTAAATGCATACAATATTGGACAG CTATTAGCAATCTATGAGCACAGAATTGCAGTTGAAGGATTCATTTGGGGGATCAACTCCTTTGACCAGTGGGGTGTGGAGTTAGGCAAG GTACTGGCAAGTCAAGTTAGGAAGCAACTGCATGTTTCTCGCACAAAAGGAGAGCCTGTTCAGGGTTTCAATGTCAGCACAACCACTTTGTTGACAAAGTATCTTGAG GCGGAACCTGGTATCCCCTTCGACACCACCGTGCTGCCGAAAGTGTAG
- the LOC121991706 gene encoding probable LRR receptor-like serine/threonine-protein kinase At2g16250 isoform X1: protein MDSPARLLFSFLCCSPLFFHAGSSAVPRSKHDAELDALLRLRKSLAVADWPDRCDPCSCWTGLNCSSDGTVSINLTSVRRSHRDRSGAAVDYDFNGLSNLTSFDASGFPLTGPIPAALGDSNSLTFLSLARTGAYGSIPEGLSRLSQLTVLDLSGNSLDGTIPPGLSKLQKLQTLNLSNNRLSGTVSAELGGLSSLVSLDLSFNSLSDGVPEDLFSGLSELRSIKLDHNDFSSDLPKSILNLTKLVLLDVSNNNLTGKLPVDDEVGSGNTNGQGGVFNLSHNLFYGSIPAEFQGILVRRFSEVDLSSNYFEGREFAGHLNASWNCFTFAQKQRPPTECNSFYTERGFAVDSLTASGSKRTWNRWYSLVAAIFCSLAVTVVFLIFMLCVSRRRARLNATAGSGSLPPPSGVAEPPSSSSATPGDGFSYDQLLKATSGFSAAKLIKNGHSGDLYRGVLEDGKEIVVKRIDLQFARGESYLAELNLLDSVSGAARLVPFLGSCSEKENVKLLVYEYMKNGDLTAALYRKSEVDGDDSRTLDWIKRLKIAIGVAEGLCFLHHDSNPPLVHRSEIDNDPLFNHSDDLFCSARRDIEASSILLDDKYEVRLGSLGEVCAQQFDVRQNVLARILRPSQSSNRGVSGSSTATCAFDIYCMGKVLLEIITGKPGISGSDSAATNKWLKQTAACIGIMEKEMVAKIVDPRLVVDDDHMEEVWAVAVVAKACLDPRPAKRPLARHVLKALESPLKVVREVNQPSFSSSRGSWQSALIGGWLHSVSSVASLGPVGEEGLKSRSPVSNEADTDIV, encoded by the exons ATGGATTCTCCGGCGcgcctcctcttctccttcctctGTTGCTCCCCTCTCTTCTTCCATGCCGGCTCCTCAGCCGTCCCCCGCTCCAAGCATGACGCTGAGCTTGACGCCCTCTTACGCCTCCGCAAATCTCTCGCCGTCGCCGACTGGCCAGATAGGTGCGACCCCTGCTCCTGCTGGACCGGCCTCAACTGCAGCTCCGACGGCACTGTTTCTATCAATCTGACCTCTGTTCGTCGAAGTCACCGCGACCGGTCAGGAGCGGCCGTCGACTACGACTTCAACGGACTCAGTAACCTCACCTCCTTCGACGCCTCCGGCTTCCCGCTCACCGGTCCCATCCCTGCTGCCCTCGGCGACTCCAATTCCCTCACCTTCCTCTCCCTCGCCCGGACCGGAGCCTACGGCAGCATCCCAGAGGGCCTTTCCCGGCTCAGCCAGCTCACCGTCCTAGACCTCTCCGGCAACTCCCTCGACGGGACGATCCCGCCGGGGCTCAGCAAGCTCCAGAAACTCCAAACGCTGAACTTATCCAACAACAGACTTTCCGGTACAGTCTCAGCGGAGCTCGGCGGCCTCTCCTCCCTCGTCTCCCTCGATCTCAGCTTCAACTCACTCTCCGACGGTGTGCCAGAGGACCTCTTCTCGGGGCTCTCGGAGCTGCGTTCCATCAAATTGGACCACAACGACTTCTCATCGGATCTCCCTAAATCTATTTTGAATCTGACTAAGTTGGTACTCCTCGATGTCTCTAACAACAATCTCACCGGCAAACTTCCAGTCGACGATGAGGTCGGCAGCGGCAACACTAATGGCCAAGGCGGCGTCTTTAACCTGTCTCACAATCTATTCTACGGATCGATTCCTGCTGAATTCCAAGGGATACTTGTCCGAAGATTCAGCGAGGTGGATCTCTCCAGCAATTATTTCGAAGGGAGAGAATTCGCCGGCCATCTCAATGCTTCGTGGAATTGTTTTACTTTTGCACAGAAACAGAGGCCGCCGACTGAGTGCAATAGCTTCTACACGGAAAGAGGCTTCGCCGTCGATTCACTGACTGCTTCCGGCAGCAAAAGGACATGGAATCGGTGGTATTCATTGGTGGCTGCTATATTTTGTAGTCTGGCTGTCACCGTTGTCTTTCTCATTTTTATGCTCTGCGTCAGTAGACGCAGAGCTCGTTTGAACGCTACCGCCGGCAGCGGCAGCCTCCCTCCGCCTTCCGGAGTAGCAGAACCGCCATCATCTTCTTCTGCAACTCCCGGCGACGGTTTCAGCTACGACCAGTTACTAAAGGCCACGTCGGGTTTCAGCGCAGCTAAGCTCATCAAGAACGGGCACTCCGGCGACCTTTACCGCGGCGTGCTGGAAGACGGAAAAGAAATTGTGGTGAAGAGAATCGACCTGCAATTCGCGCGAGGAGAATCCTATTTGGCCGAACTGAACTTGCTCGACTCTGTTTCCGGCGCCGCCCGATTGGTTCCGTTCCTCGGCAGCTGCTCGGAGAAGGAAAACGTGAAGCTTCTCGTCTACGAGTACATGAAGAACGGCGATCTCACCGCTGCTCTGTACAGGAAATCCGAGGTCGACGGCGACGATTCGCGGACACTAGATTGGATAAAGAGGCTCAAGATTGCGATCGGCGTCGCAGAGGGACTCTGTTTTCTGCATCACGACAGCAATCCTCCACTGGTCCATAGGTCTGAAATCGATAACGATCCTTTATTCAATCATTCCGATGATTTATTTTGCTCTGCTCGCAGGGATATCGAAGCGAGCAGCATCCTTCTCGATGATAAGTACGAGGTCCGGTTGGGGAGTCTCGGCGAAGTTTGCGCGCAGCAATTCGACGTCCGCCAGAACGTGCTCGCCAGAATCCTGAGACCGTCGCA GAGTTCCAATCGAGGGGTGTCGGGCTCTTCCACCGCGACGTGCGCCTTCGACATATACTGCATGGGGAAGGTGCTTCTCGAGATCATCACCGGAAAGCCGGGGATCAGCGGCTCCGACAGCGCCGCCACGAACAAGTGGCTGAAGCAGACGGCGGCGTGCATCGGCATCATGGAGAAGGAGATGGTGGCGAAGATCGTGGACCCGCGGCTGGTGGTGGACGACGACCACATGGAGGAGGTGTGGGCGGTGGCGGTGGTGGCGAAGGCGTGCCTGGACCCGCGGCCAGCCAAGCGACCGCTGGCGAGGCACGTGCTGAAGGCGCTGGAGAGCCCGTTGAAGGTGGTAAGGGAAGTGAACCAGCCGAGCTTTTCTTCTTCCCGGGGCTCGTGGCAGAGCGCGTTGATCGGCGGGTGGCTGCACAGCGTCTCCAGCGTCGCCTCCCTCGGGCCGGTGGGGGAAGAGGGGCTGAAATCCAGGTCTCCTGTGAGTAACGAAGCGGATACGGACATCGTGTGA
- the LOC121991706 gene encoding probable LRR receptor-like serine/threonine-protein kinase At2g16250 isoform X2, whose translation MDSPARLLFSFLCCSPLFFHAGSSAVPRSKHDAELDALLRLRKSLAVADWPDRCDPCSCWTGLNCSSDGTVSINLTSVRRSHRDRSGAAVDYDFNGLSNLTSFDASGFPLTGPIPAALGDSNSLTFLSLARTGAYGSIPEGLSRLSQLTVLDLSGNSLDGTIPPGLSKLQKLQTLNLSNNRLSGTVSAELGGLSSLVSLDLSFNSLSDGVPEDLFSGLSELRSIKLDHNDFSSDLPKSILNLTKLVLLDVSNNNLTGKLPVDDEVGSGNTNGQGGVFNLSHNLFYGSIPAEFQGILVRRFSEVDLSSNYFEGREFAGHLNASWNCFTFAQKQRPPTECNSFYTERGFAVDSLTASGSKRTWNRWYSLVAAIFCSLAVTVVFLIFMLCVSRRRARLNATAGSGSLPPPSGVAEPPSSSSATPGDGFSYDQLLKATSGFSAAKLIKNGHSGDLYRGVLEDGKEIVVKRIDLQFARGESYLAELNLLDSVSGAARLVPFLGSCSEKENVKLLVYEYMKNGDLTAALYRKSEVDGDDSRTLDWIKRLKIAIGVAEGLCFLHHDSNPPLVHRDIEASSILLDDKYEVRLGSLGEVCAQQFDVRQNVLARILRPSQSSNRGVSGSSTATCAFDIYCMGKVLLEIITGKPGISGSDSAATNKWLKQTAACIGIMEKEMVAKIVDPRLVVDDDHMEEVWAVAVVAKACLDPRPAKRPLARHVLKALESPLKVVREVNQPSFSSSRGSWQSALIGGWLHSVSSVASLGPVGEEGLKSRSPVSNEADTDIV comes from the exons ATGGATTCTCCGGCGcgcctcctcttctccttcctctGTTGCTCCCCTCTCTTCTTCCATGCCGGCTCCTCAGCCGTCCCCCGCTCCAAGCATGACGCTGAGCTTGACGCCCTCTTACGCCTCCGCAAATCTCTCGCCGTCGCCGACTGGCCAGATAGGTGCGACCCCTGCTCCTGCTGGACCGGCCTCAACTGCAGCTCCGACGGCACTGTTTCTATCAATCTGACCTCTGTTCGTCGAAGTCACCGCGACCGGTCAGGAGCGGCCGTCGACTACGACTTCAACGGACTCAGTAACCTCACCTCCTTCGACGCCTCCGGCTTCCCGCTCACCGGTCCCATCCCTGCTGCCCTCGGCGACTCCAATTCCCTCACCTTCCTCTCCCTCGCCCGGACCGGAGCCTACGGCAGCATCCCAGAGGGCCTTTCCCGGCTCAGCCAGCTCACCGTCCTAGACCTCTCCGGCAACTCCCTCGACGGGACGATCCCGCCGGGGCTCAGCAAGCTCCAGAAACTCCAAACGCTGAACTTATCCAACAACAGACTTTCCGGTACAGTCTCAGCGGAGCTCGGCGGCCTCTCCTCCCTCGTCTCCCTCGATCTCAGCTTCAACTCACTCTCCGACGGTGTGCCAGAGGACCTCTTCTCGGGGCTCTCGGAGCTGCGTTCCATCAAATTGGACCACAACGACTTCTCATCGGATCTCCCTAAATCTATTTTGAATCTGACTAAGTTGGTACTCCTCGATGTCTCTAACAACAATCTCACCGGCAAACTTCCAGTCGACGATGAGGTCGGCAGCGGCAACACTAATGGCCAAGGCGGCGTCTTTAACCTGTCTCACAATCTATTCTACGGATCGATTCCTGCTGAATTCCAAGGGATACTTGTCCGAAGATTCAGCGAGGTGGATCTCTCCAGCAATTATTTCGAAGGGAGAGAATTCGCCGGCCATCTCAATGCTTCGTGGAATTGTTTTACTTTTGCACAGAAACAGAGGCCGCCGACTGAGTGCAATAGCTTCTACACGGAAAGAGGCTTCGCCGTCGATTCACTGACTGCTTCCGGCAGCAAAAGGACATGGAATCGGTGGTATTCATTGGTGGCTGCTATATTTTGTAGTCTGGCTGTCACCGTTGTCTTTCTCATTTTTATGCTCTGCGTCAGTAGACGCAGAGCTCGTTTGAACGCTACCGCCGGCAGCGGCAGCCTCCCTCCGCCTTCCGGAGTAGCAGAACCGCCATCATCTTCTTCTGCAACTCCCGGCGACGGTTTCAGCTACGACCAGTTACTAAAGGCCACGTCGGGTTTCAGCGCAGCTAAGCTCATCAAGAACGGGCACTCCGGCGACCTTTACCGCGGCGTGCTGGAAGACGGAAAAGAAATTGTGGTGAAGAGAATCGACCTGCAATTCGCGCGAGGAGAATCCTATTTGGCCGAACTGAACTTGCTCGACTCTGTTTCCGGCGCCGCCCGATTGGTTCCGTTCCTCGGCAGCTGCTCGGAGAAGGAAAACGTGAAGCTTCTCGTCTACGAGTACATGAAGAACGGCGATCTCACCGCTGCTCTGTACAGGAAATCCGAGGTCGACGGCGACGATTCGCGGACACTAGATTGGATAAAGAGGCTCAAGATTGCGATCGGCGTCGCAGAGGGACTCTGTTTTCTGCATCACGACAGCAATCCTCCACTGGTCCATAG GGATATCGAAGCGAGCAGCATCCTTCTCGATGATAAGTACGAGGTCCGGTTGGGGAGTCTCGGCGAAGTTTGCGCGCAGCAATTCGACGTCCGCCAGAACGTGCTCGCCAGAATCCTGAGACCGTCGCA GAGTTCCAATCGAGGGGTGTCGGGCTCTTCCACCGCGACGTGCGCCTTCGACATATACTGCATGGGGAAGGTGCTTCTCGAGATCATCACCGGAAAGCCGGGGATCAGCGGCTCCGACAGCGCCGCCACGAACAAGTGGCTGAAGCAGACGGCGGCGTGCATCGGCATCATGGAGAAGGAGATGGTGGCGAAGATCGTGGACCCGCGGCTGGTGGTGGACGACGACCACATGGAGGAGGTGTGGGCGGTGGCGGTGGTGGCGAAGGCGTGCCTGGACCCGCGGCCAGCCAAGCGACCGCTGGCGAGGCACGTGCTGAAGGCGCTGGAGAGCCCGTTGAAGGTGGTAAGGGAAGTGAACCAGCCGAGCTTTTCTTCTTCCCGGGGCTCGTGGCAGAGCGCGTTGATCGGCGGGTGGCTGCACAGCGTCTCCAGCGTCGCCTCCCTCGGGCCGGTGGGGGAAGAGGGGCTGAAATCCAGGTCTCCTGTGAGTAACGAAGCGGATACGGACATCGTGTGA